Part of the Candidatus Binataceae bacterium genome is shown below.
TACGGCTGGCGCGCCATTATGCGCTGGACCATCGTGCCTACCCTCGTGGTGGCCTTGCCGATGGTCCTGGCTTGGGTCCGTAGCCGTCCTCAAGGGGAGGGGACGGAGGAAGCCGAGGCCGTGGCGGGAGTGGATTTTTCCTCCGCCGTAAGCTCGTTTTCCTTCGTGTGGATCGCCGTGATGCATATTTCGATCGTGTTGGGCTGGAACCTCTTTTATGTGCACCTGGTATCGTACTTGGTCGGGGTGGGCTTTACCGAGCGCGTGGCCGACTCGCTGCTGGGTTTTCAAGCCGCCTTCGCGATTATCGGCTTTTTAGGCAACGGCTGGCTGGCCGATCGGCTGGGGCCACGGGGCATGATGGTAATCGGGTTCTGCATCTTCGGCCTGAGCGTGCTCAGCTTGCGGCTGACCAGCCCGACCACGGTGGGCTGGATACTTATGCCTATCTTCATGGTGGGCTATTCGATCGCCGGCGGGCTGGGCAATTTCACCTCGCTTATCGTGGTCAATGCGATGGGGCGGCGCGCGCTGGGCTCGATCCTGGGCGTGCTCAATTTTCTCGCCTTCACCTTGTGCCAGTCCAGCGGTCCGATCATCGCGGGCAAAATCTACGATGCTACCGGCAGCTACAACCTGGTCTTCGATCTGGCCGGACTGCTGATTGTTACCGGTATCCTGGCGACCTGGGCCGTCTATCCGCTCAAAGGGCGCGACGAGGCGCGCGCACCCGCCTCGGCCGCCATCGCCACCTGAGCCCCGGCGGCATGTAGAAAATTGTTAACTACTGGTTGAGCCTGCAGTGGATATGCTTTAGGGGCTTATCAGACCGGGTTGCAGCAGCAGCTCAACCGTGACGGTGAGGGTTACCGCCACTCCGTTGCCGGTGGCCTCTGCCACCACCACTTTCGCGTATTGGGACAACCCGGCTACTTACACCACCAGCTATGGGCTGGCTTACGCCACATCCTGGTCAAGCCGACCAATTTCGTGGCCTGCCTGGGCGGTTCCTTTGCCCTGTACTACTACTCCGGCTTGCAACCCCA
Proteins encoded:
- a CDS encoding MFS transporter, which encodes MSDIQRRRFLLMASAWAVIILEFSPATTAMGVYLLPMVREFHAGRAQVSIVAAAMAVASGLASPLAGWMIDRIDARIQMIAGMLIIGLGYLLGSQAHSLHALVLAFAIIGVGNALGTLIPIWVLTLSWFKERRGLAIGLAVGGISIGFTLFPLLASRLLVLYGWRAIMRWTIVPTLVVALPMVLAWVRSRPQGEGTEEAEAVAGVDFSSAVSSFSFVWIAVMHISIVLGWNLFYVHLVSYLVGVGFTERVADSLLGFQAAFAIIGFLGNGWLADRLGPRGMMVIGFCIFGLSVLSLRLTSPTTVGWILMPIFMVGYSIAGGLGNFTSLIVVNAMGRRALGSILGVLNFLAFTLCQSSGPIIAGKIYDATGSYNLVFDLAGLLIVTGILATWAVYPLKGRDEARAPASAAIAT